The following are from one region of the Hymenobacter radiodurans genome:
- a CDS encoding trimeric intracellular cation channel family protein has protein sequence MDVIYVTDLIGTGVFAISGTLAALHKKKDHDVLTLFIFAFVTAVGGGTLRDVIIQAYPVVWISDVNYLFVITASVLIAVACRRWWLGILQRPLLVFDTLGIGIFTILGLEKALNVGVNPWAAVLLGIVSALFGGVIRDTLANEMPLVFERQLYATPCLTGAVLYILALRLHLDPTLTFLLSVGVITGFRLLAMKKGWSLPPIRV, from the coding sequence ATGGATGTAATTTATGTGACGGATTTAATCGGGACCGGCGTTTTTGCCATATCGGGGACGTTGGCCGCGTTACACAAGAAGAAAGATCACGACGTGCTCACACTATTCATCTTCGCCTTTGTCACCGCGGTCGGGGGCGGAACGCTACGCGATGTCATCATCCAGGCGTACCCCGTGGTCTGGATCAGCGACGTCAACTATCTGTTCGTTATTACGGCCAGCGTCCTGATTGCCGTTGCCTGCCGCCGCTGGTGGCTGGGCATTTTGCAGCGCCCTTTACTGGTATTCGACACGCTGGGTATCGGTATTTTCACCATTCTGGGTCTGGAAAAAGCGCTGAATGTGGGCGTCAATCCATGGGCTGCGGTCTTGCTGGGCATCGTCTCTGCGCTATTTGGTGGCGTCATTCGCGATACACTGGCCAACGAGATGCCGCTGGTCTTTGAGCGGCAGCTGTACGCCACCCCGTGCCTGACCGGTGCTGTACTGTATATTCTGGCCTTGCGCTTGCATCTGGACCCAACCCTTACTTTTTTACTGTCGGTGGGGGTGATTACGGGCTTTCGACTACTAGCTATGAAGAAAGGCTGGTCGCTGCCGCCTATTCGGGTTTAA